The following proteins are encoded in a genomic region of Spirosoma sp. SC4-14:
- a CDS encoding AI-2E family transporter, with amino-acid sequence MATIYTPQQQRVLLITSLLVIAGFIIVGLSSYISAFFGAGILYVVFRPWFATLALKHNWNRPLVASLLILFALVVIILPFLTLSLLLIGRIQYYSQHTDEILNLVKKAEDLTGYQITSPQNIKALSQQAAGYASKLLPSLAGGTLDFIVILGLMFFTMYFMFVQQEDFQKGLQKYLPFKRDTQRELGESLKNNVNANVIGQALVSFVQGVLTGLTLWIFGVPDAPFWGVVGFFLAFIPILGTPLVWAPAGLIKLSQGDTGQGIGILLVGAIVIINIDNLLRIMLAKRMGDIHPLITLTGIVLGVPIFGILGLVIGPLLLSYFIVLIRVFERENKKQQEEVARDDERVEEKAQKGERAKTG; translated from the coding sequence ATGGCAACTATTTATACGCCCCAACAGCAACGGGTTCTTCTTATTACCAGCCTTCTGGTTATTGCCGGTTTTATTATTGTAGGTCTTAGCAGCTATATATCGGCTTTTTTTGGCGCCGGAATCCTATACGTAGTCTTTCGTCCATGGTTCGCAACACTAGCGCTCAAACACAACTGGAATCGCCCACTTGTTGCTTCGCTGCTCATTCTGTTTGCGTTGGTAGTTATTATTCTGCCTTTTCTGACGCTGAGTTTGCTGCTTATCGGACGAATTCAGTACTACAGCCAGCACACCGACGAAATTTTGAATCTGGTCAAAAAAGCCGAAGACCTGACAGGCTACCAGATAACTAGTCCGCAAAATATTAAAGCCCTATCGCAGCAGGCAGCAGGCTATGCCTCTAAACTATTGCCATCGCTGGCTGGCGGTACGCTTGACTTCATCGTGATTCTGGGTCTGATGTTTTTCACGATGTATTTCATGTTTGTTCAGCAGGAAGATTTTCAGAAAGGTTTACAGAAATACCTGCCATTCAAACGCGACACGCAACGGGAGTTGGGCGAATCACTCAAAAACAACGTCAACGCCAATGTGATCGGGCAGGCACTGGTTTCGTTTGTGCAGGGAGTGTTAACGGGGCTGACACTCTGGATTTTTGGCGTACCCGATGCCCCTTTCTGGGGTGTTGTTGGTTTTTTTCTGGCCTTTATTCCGATTCTGGGCACGCCACTGGTTTGGGCTCCGGCAGGGTTAATTAAACTATCGCAGGGCGATACGGGGCAGGGTATTGGCATTCTGCTGGTTGGCGCTATCGTGATTATCAACATCGACAACCTGCTCCGTATTATGCTTGCCAAGCGCATGGGCGATATTCATCCCCTCATTACGCTAACCGGTATTGTTTTGGGCGTTCCTATTTTCGGTATTCTGGGTCTGGTAATTGGCCCACTGCTCCTCTCCTATTTTATTGTGCTGATCCGGGTTTTTGAACGCGAAAATAAAAAACAGCAGGAAGAAGTGGCCCGAGATGACGAAAGGGTCGAGGAGAAAGCTCAAAAGGGTGAAAGAGCGAAAACGGGCTAA
- a CDS encoding L-serine ammonia-lyase → MISAPITTSVFDLFKVGPGPSSSHTIGPMKAAYDFRQRLAQLSADLQTQANSVHVLLYGSLSATGKGHGTDRAVVAGLLGWQPETTDPDALLELLQNPASSYPILVGATTILLEPQHIHFERKRYPSPYANTMVLQLRHHEQVLYQEEYYSVGGGFIIRKGEPEAIPDVQSVPYPYSTMTELKTQLTTHNLRIDELIMTNEMALTGRTRAEVNQRIDLILEFMHKAVRRGLRHKGILPGSIKLTRKAPILFRQAKGMSQSSDSFLIFLNAYCLAASEENAAGGIVVTAPTSGASGVIPGLTYLARYHFHHDKATLRAGMLAAAAIGFLVKHNASISGAEMGCMGEIGTASAMGAAFLTRCAQPSGSIKAIEAAAEIAIEHHLGMTCDPIGGYVQIPCIERNAMGAVKAYNAFLLATSGAASLQKISLDAVVKVMKATGRDMSTKYKETSEAGLALSATEC, encoded by the coding sequence ATGATCAGTGCTCCTATTACGACCTCGGTTTTCGACTTGTTTAAGGTTGGGCCGGGCCCATCGAGCTCACACACCATCGGCCCGATGAAAGCCGCCTATGATTTCCGACAGCGGTTAGCCCAGCTTTCTGCCGACCTACAAACCCAGGCTAACTCGGTGCATGTGTTGCTCTATGGATCACTTAGCGCCACCGGCAAAGGTCATGGAACCGACCGCGCCGTTGTGGCCGGGCTTCTGGGATGGCAGCCTGAAACAACCGATCCCGATGCGCTGCTCGAACTGCTTCAGAACCCGGCTAGCTCCTACCCGATTCTGGTGGGGGCCACCACCATTTTGCTGGAACCGCAGCATATCCATTTTGAGCGAAAGCGATACCCGTCGCCCTACGCCAACACGATGGTGCTACAACTCCGGCACCATGAACAGGTTCTTTATCAGGAAGAATACTATTCGGTTGGGGGTGGTTTCATTATCCGAAAAGGTGAACCCGAAGCAATTCCCGACGTTCAGTCGGTACCGTATCCATACAGTACAATGACCGAGCTAAAAACACAGCTTACTACTCATAATCTGCGAATTGACGAGTTGATTATGACCAACGAAATGGCCTTGACCGGACGCACACGGGCCGAGGTCAACCAACGAATCGATCTCATTCTGGAGTTCATGCATAAAGCTGTTCGGCGTGGCCTGCGACACAAAGGCATCTTACCCGGCTCGATCAAGCTGACCCGAAAAGCCCCCATTCTGTTTCGGCAGGCCAAAGGCATGAGTCAATCGTCGGATAGTTTTCTGATTTTCCTGAATGCCTATTGCCTGGCGGCCTCCGAAGAAAATGCGGCAGGTGGTATTGTTGTAACGGCACCTACATCGGGAGCGTCGGGCGTAATTCCGGGACTCACCTACCTGGCCAGGTATCATTTTCATCACGACAAAGCCACGCTGCGTGCTGGAATGCTGGCGGCTGCGGCTATTGGGTTTCTGGTAAAACACAATGCCAGTATTTCGGGGGCAGAAATGGGCTGCATGGGCGAAATTGGCACCGCTTCGGCAATGGGGGCGGCTTTTCTGACTCGTTGTGCACAACCCAGCGGGTCTATCAAAGCCATTGAAGCAGCCGCCGAAATCGCAATCGAACACCATTTGGGCATGACCTGCGACCCCATTGGCGGCTATGTCCAGATTCCCTGTATTGAGCGGAATGCCATGGGGGCCGTCAAAGCCTATAATGCTTTTCTGCTGGCCACCTCCGGAGCCGCATCGCTACAAAAAATCTCGCTCGACGCCGTTGTGAAAGTCATGAAAGCAACCGGTCGCGACATGTCGACCAAATACAAGGAAACCTCGGAAGCCGGGCTGGCGTTGAGCGCTACAGAATGTTAG
- a CDS encoding oxygenase MpaB family protein — protein sequence MAYFVNHNSIVRQIWGDADVILLVFAGSAAEFALNRAVDWLFFTGKLPTDPIARLFSTVRYAQEIVFAPETQARQAIARMSAIHGGVERKRGYQIPDWAYRDVLYMLIDYSERAYETLHRPLTDTEREELFHTFREVGAGMSVPDLPITYVDWKLDRDAHLNRDLVRSEFTDKLFRRYRQQLGGWRYDLLRQAQAVLVPDQVSQLLALPKKPWLNNSIGLYKILNSLGLRSIVQRALLPTEYLAQIRSLDVAV from the coding sequence ATGGCTTATTTCGTTAATCACAACTCGATTGTTCGTCAGATCTGGGGTGATGCTGACGTTATTTTATTGGTTTTTGCGGGATCGGCTGCTGAGTTTGCCCTGAATCGTGCGGTTGACTGGTTATTTTTTACCGGAAAACTCCCTACCGACCCGATTGCCCGTTTATTCTCCACCGTCCGATATGCACAGGAAATTGTGTTTGCCCCTGAAACACAGGCTCGTCAGGCTATTGCCCGGATGAGTGCCATTCATGGAGGAGTTGAACGAAAGCGTGGCTATCAGATTCCCGACTGGGCCTATCGCGATGTATTGTATATGCTCATCGACTATTCGGAACGAGCCTATGAAACACTGCACCGCCCGCTTACCGATACCGAACGGGAAGAGCTGTTTCATACCTTTCGGGAAGTTGGCGCTGGTATGAGCGTGCCCGATTTGCCCATAACTTATGTCGATTGGAAACTCGATCGGGACGCCCACCTGAACCGCGACTTGGTTCGTAGTGAATTTACCGATAAACTGTTCCGGCGCTATCGCCAGCAACTCGGGGGCTGGCGATACGATCTGTTGCGGCAGGCTCAGGCCGTTCTGGTTCCCGATCAGGTTAGTCAACTGCTGGCCTTACCTAAAAAGCCCTGGCTCAACAATTCCATTGGCCTTTACAAAATCCTGAATTCACTTGGTTTACGATCGATCGTACAACGGGCTCTGCTCCCTACCGAATATCTGGCTCAAATTCGAAGCCTCGACGTAGCCGTATAA
- a CDS encoding OmpA family protein, with translation MRISILIFLCLFAGSLANGQVLKKIATAPAPSQQTLFSLKAVDEKTAEELPALFHIQARLAKKQFEGKSQPGQPYTFILTRTDTLSVVTKAQGYYETEEIMVVSCDTCADYGYVVQLEKEDLKADSIFRNLQVNQAFRLDNVYFDQSSYVLRSESYPQLNKLVKTLVSLPKLVIEIAGHTDNVGDRRLNQYLSENRAKVIRNYLIRHGIAEERLQANGYGDTRPAAPNDSEENKRKNRRVEFVVLAM, from the coding sequence ATGCGTATTTCAATCCTTATTTTTCTATGCCTGTTTGCTGGCTCCCTCGCTAACGGACAGGTTCTTAAAAAGATAGCCACAGCTCCGGCACCCAGCCAGCAAACGCTGTTTAGCCTTAAGGCCGTAGACGAAAAAACAGCCGAAGAACTTCCCGCTTTGTTTCATATTCAGGCTCGGCTGGCCAAAAAGCAATTTGAAGGAAAAAGTCAGCCAGGACAACCGTATACCTTTATCCTGACCCGCACCGATACATTATCCGTCGTAACGAAAGCGCAGGGTTATTACGAAACCGAAGAAATTATGGTTGTTTCGTGCGATACCTGCGCCGACTATGGGTATGTTGTTCAACTCGAAAAAGAAGACCTCAAAGCCGATAGTATTTTTCGAAATTTACAGGTTAATCAGGCATTTCGGCTCGACAATGTTTACTTCGACCAGAGCAGTTATGTGTTACGGTCAGAATCGTATCCGCAACTTAACAAACTGGTAAAAACACTTGTATCGCTTCCCAAACTGGTGATCGAAATTGCTGGCCACACCGACAATGTTGGCGACCGGCGGCTTAATCAATACCTGTCCGAAAACCGCGCTAAAGTCATCCGAAACTACCTCATTCGGCATGGCATTGCCGAAGAACGCTTGCAGGCCAATGGCTACGGCGATACACGCCCAGCCGCTCCCAACGATTCAGAAGAAAATAAACGTAAGAACCGACGCGTTGAATTTGTTGTCTTAGCTATGTAG
- a CDS encoding nuclear transport factor 2 family protein, protein MHCKKLLFLLIALCTLTAVDGWAQKQDQAVAQAVEKLRKLMIDPDKAGLDAITATQLTYGHSSGKIEDKAAFMEALTSGASDFKTIELTDQTVTVVDNTAWVRHKLFADTSDNGKPGQAKLSVLLIWVKQKGDWKLLARQAVKIQQ, encoded by the coding sequence ATGCATTGTAAAAAGCTGTTGTTCTTACTCATTGCTTTATGTACGCTAACTGCCGTTGACGGCTGGGCCCAAAAGCAGGATCAGGCTGTTGCTCAGGCTGTTGAAAAACTTCGCAAGCTCATGATCGACCCAGATAAGGCTGGGCTTGACGCCATTACGGCAACTCAATTGACTTATGGGCATTCGAGCGGAAAAATAGAAGACAAAGCCGCTTTTATGGAAGCACTGACAAGTGGTGCCTCCGACTTCAAAACCATTGAACTGACCGATCAGACAGTTACCGTTGTTGACAATACGGCCTGGGTACGGCATAAACTCTTTGCCGATACCAGCGATAATGGCAAACCCGGACAGGCCAAACTGTCAGTACTCCTGATCTGGGTTAAGCAGAAAGGCGACTGGAAACTCCTGGCCCGACAAGCCGTGAAAATCCAGCAATAA
- a CDS encoding SusD/RagB family nutrient-binding outer membrane lipoprotein, with amino-acid sequence MKKILLAALAMALATSSCKNQFDEYGVNPNSPETASAALLLSGAEVSTFATYGGQLGRISSVLAQQAAGNQFQYQTFGQYVITEADITNEWGTIYNGTLINARTLLDKYGDQNPYYSGMTKILMALSFGMATDFWGDVPYNEAAMGLQGNFQPKYDKQEDVIKGIQALLDEAISNLSQPQSANQFLPAADDIIFKGDVTAWINAAYIIKARYANRLSQVDPSGSATQALAALSHVSADQPDMNAVFYNIAGSFNQWYDFLSNRAGYIKMGKFFVDYLKTTADPRLPYLVDKDEAGGYSGLAPEESDNSAASDPGPGVASADSPTPIATYAEAKFIEAEAQLRLGKAAEAAVAFNTAVAASVNRITGSPISADFKQKVASETATTISLEKIITQKYVALFTSPEGYNDWRRTSLPKLTANQDSQKKAIPVRLPTSQDERNYNLNATVVDDIYQPVWWDK; translated from the coding sequence ATGAAAAAGATACTCCTTGCAGCACTGGCAATGGCGCTGGCTACCAGCTCCTGCAAAAATCAGTTCGATGAATATGGGGTCAACCCAAACTCTCCCGAAACGGCCTCGGCAGCCCTTCTCCTGTCGGGTGCCGAAGTGTCGACGTTTGCTACGTATGGCGGGCAGTTAGGCCGTATTAGCAGTGTGCTGGCTCAGCAGGCTGCGGGCAACCAGTTTCAATATCAGACCTTCGGACAGTATGTCATCACGGAAGCCGATATTACAAACGAGTGGGGAACCATTTACAATGGCACCCTTATCAATGCCCGAACACTACTGGACAAATATGGCGACCAGAACCCTTATTATTCGGGGATGACAAAAATTCTGATGGCTCTCAGCTTTGGTATGGCTACCGACTTTTGGGGAGATGTACCCTACAACGAAGCCGCAATGGGTTTGCAGGGTAATTTTCAGCCCAAATACGACAAGCAGGAAGATGTGATCAAAGGTATTCAGGCACTGCTCGATGAGGCTATAAGTAACTTAAGCCAGCCCCAGTCGGCCAATCAGTTTTTGCCCGCTGCCGACGATATTATCTTTAAAGGGGACGTTACTGCCTGGATCAACGCAGCCTACATCATTAAAGCACGGTATGCTAACCGGCTAAGTCAGGTCGATCCGTCGGGTAGTGCCACACAGGCACTGGCCGCACTCAGCCATGTCTCGGCCGACCAACCCGATATGAATGCCGTTTTCTATAACATTGCCGGTAGTTTTAATCAATGGTACGATTTTCTATCGAACCGGGCGGGCTACATTAAAATGGGCAAGTTTTTTGTCGATTATCTCAAAACAACCGCCGACCCCCGATTACCCTATCTGGTAGACAAAGATGAAGCAGGTGGCTACTCAGGATTAGCCCCCGAAGAGTCTGACAATTCGGCAGCGTCTGATCCGGGGCCGGGCGTTGCATCGGCCGATTCACCCACACCCATTGCTACCTATGCCGAAGCTAAATTTATTGAAGCCGAAGCTCAACTACGGCTTGGGAAAGCCGCCGAAGCTGCAGTTGCGTTCAACACAGCCGTAGCCGCTTCAGTCAACCGGATTACGGGTTCGCCGATTTCGGCCGATTTCAAACAAAAAGTAGCAAGCGAAACGGCCACAACAATTTCGCTGGAAAAAATTATTACCCAAAAATATGTAGCTCTGTTCACATCGCCCGAAGGCTACAATGATTGGCGTCGGACCAGCTTACCCAAGTTGACGGCCAATCAGGATTCGCAGAAAAAAGCGATTCCTGTCCGGTTGCCCACTTCGCAGGATGAACGCAACTATAACCTCAACGCAACCGTAGTTGACGACATCTACCAGCCGGTTTGGTGGGATAAGTAG
- a CDS encoding SusC/RagA family TonB-linked outer membrane protein, with protein sequence MKTIFYLFVMIGSLHCAYAQERSVTGKVTTAEDGKALPGANVQIKGTTRGTNTDADGNYQITVSDNATLIYSFIGVESQEIKVGSKSTINVALKADTKQLQEVVVTALGSQREKRTLGYSVSNLQGDVLTRSGEPNIIQGLAAKTAGVIVTSSAGTPGASSKIVLRGPSTFTGEQQPLIVVDGVPINNETFTSSSADYPFNPNLQGVNNSNRALDLNPDDIASVTILKGPAASALYGARAGNGAIIYTTKKGRSQRGIGVTVSYRLELSQVNKLPKLQSEYAQGANGVYQTADAGPDQRLGTDDDLAAGTPNSWGPKISSVPGLQTFDNTGNFFKTAVSHTTNVALTGGNDRANFRISFGNLIQNGVVPNTDYKRNTIRLTADAYMTDNLKIGGTVSYMKSGGIKAQNGSNVAGVMLSLLRAPASYDLRDYHYPNGFNRNYYAFYDNPFFTAYNNPFTDDINRVLGNVYLNYHRSSHLDFTYKIGVDAYSDARRQVFAISSNGDDNQQTYGQVNYDNVVSRDVYADLLLRGEHRFSEKFGVNYTAGHNITSFNFTDNFARGRNLSIPNFYNLGNAAELYASNTGTRRLTTAVFGQADFDYANQLYLTLTGRNEWSSTFDRTQKNNFFYPSASLSWVFTESVLKNTPISFGKLRLAYAESGIPPVPYRTRTYFGKPSFTDGFTNGLIFPYGGVNGFAYYNQVVGSPNLRPERVKGLEAGLNVKFLQNKIDLDVTVYNQTTVDILLQRPTAPASGFTASYTNSGQLRNRGVEVMLGINAIKTPAFSWDINLNWSMNRSKVLKLTEGVTELSLESAFNGIGGYAIVGQPLGVLYGTKWQRDDKGQLIIGSNGLPQLQGAQQNIGNPYPQWLSNLRNTFTFKGITLTALIDIRHGGAIWNGTYARLQRLGRTQESADREHTYVIPGVMADGTPNTTAISALNYFGRYLGDNGGAAEQFVETVNWFRLREVSLSYRIKFKKYVDYVDLSLSSRNLYLSTNYKGVDPETSLTGAGSNLQGFDYFNNPGTRSYIFGINFGF encoded by the coding sequence ATGAAAACTATCTTCTACCTATTTGTGATGATTGGCTCATTACACTGTGCATACGCGCAGGAACGAAGTGTGACAGGTAAGGTCACAACTGCCGAAGACGGGAAAGCCCTGCCCGGAGCCAATGTGCAGATTAAGGGAACCACGCGCGGCACCAATACAGATGCTGACGGTAACTATCAGATTACAGTATCCGACAATGCCACCCTTATTTATAGCTTTATCGGTGTTGAATCGCAGGAAATTAAGGTCGGATCAAAGTCGACAATTAATGTAGCTCTCAAAGCAGATACGAAACAATTGCAGGAAGTGGTTGTTACGGCACTGGGCTCTCAGCGCGAAAAACGAACGTTAGGCTATTCGGTATCGAATTTACAGGGCGATGTGCTTACCCGTTCGGGCGAGCCAAACATAATTCAGGGATTGGCAGCCAAAACGGCGGGGGTAATCGTGACCAGTTCGGCCGGTACGCCGGGAGCCTCCAGCAAAATTGTATTGCGAGGGCCGTCAACCTTTACGGGCGAACAACAGCCTTTGATTGTAGTGGATGGCGTACCGATCAATAACGAAACATTCACCTCTTCGTCAGCCGACTATCCCTTCAATCCGAATCTACAGGGCGTTAACAACTCCAACCGGGCTCTGGACCTCAACCCCGACGATATTGCCTCCGTAACGATTCTGAAAGGCCCCGCGGCATCGGCACTCTATGGGGCCAGAGCCGGTAATGGGGCAATCATTTACACAACCAAAAAAGGGCGCAGCCAACGAGGAATTGGCGTAACGGTAAGTTATCGGCTCGAACTGTCGCAGGTAAACAAACTCCCCAAACTACAGTCCGAATATGCCCAGGGTGCGAATGGCGTTTACCAAACAGCCGATGCAGGGCCCGATCAGCGACTCGGCACCGACGACGACCTGGCTGCCGGTACGCCTAATAGCTGGGGACCTAAAATTTCGAGCGTGCCGGGGCTTCAAACATTCGACAACACGGGTAATTTCTTCAAAACAGCCGTTTCGCACACGACCAATGTAGCACTAACGGGTGGCAACGACCGGGCAAATTTCCGGATTTCGTTTGGCAATCTGATTCAAAATGGAGTAGTACCGAATACGGATTACAAACGAAATACAATTCGTCTGACTGCCGATGCATACATGACCGATAATCTGAAGATTGGTGGTACGGTGAGCTACATGAAATCGGGAGGGATAAAAGCCCAGAATGGCAGCAATGTAGCTGGCGTAATGCTAAGCCTTCTGCGGGCACCGGCATCATACGATTTGCGGGATTATCACTACCCAAATGGGTTCAATCGTAACTACTACGCGTTCTACGACAACCCATTTTTTACGGCGTACAATAATCCATTTACCGACGATATCAACCGCGTGTTGGGCAACGTATACCTGAACTACCACCGGTCGTCGCATCTGGATTTTACCTATAAAATTGGCGTCGATGCCTATTCGGATGCTCGTCGGCAAGTGTTTGCTATCAGTTCAAACGGCGATGATAACCAGCAAACATACGGCCAGGTAAATTACGACAATGTCGTTAGTCGCGATGTTTATGCCGATCTGCTGCTACGGGGAGAGCACCGTTTTAGTGAAAAATTCGGCGTAAACTACACGGCTGGCCATAATATTACCTCGTTCAATTTTACCGACAACTTTGCTCGCGGTCGCAATCTGTCGATCCCGAATTTTTACAATCTGGGCAATGCCGCCGAACTATATGCCTCCAATACGGGTACACGCCGACTAACAACCGCTGTTTTTGGGCAGGCCGATTTCGATTATGCCAATCAGTTATACCTGACATTGACTGGCCGCAATGAATGGTCGTCGACTTTTGATCGCACACAGAAAAACAACTTCTTTTATCCCTCGGCTTCACTATCGTGGGTATTTACGGAAAGCGTTCTAAAAAATACACCTATCTCGTTCGGCAAACTACGCCTGGCTTATGCCGAATCAGGCATTCCGCCGGTTCCGTATCGGACCCGTACGTACTTTGGTAAGCCGTCGTTTACGGATGGGTTTACCAACGGGCTTATTTTCCCATATGGAGGTGTAAATGGCTTTGCTTATTATAATCAGGTGGTAGGTTCGCCTAACCTACGACCCGAGCGTGTGAAGGGCCTGGAAGCAGGTCTGAACGTGAAGTTTCTGCAAAATAAAATTGATCTCGACGTCACGGTTTATAACCAGACAACCGTCGATATTCTGTTGCAACGCCCAACAGCACCGGCATCGGGTTTTACGGCCAGTTACACCAATTCGGGCCAATTGCGCAACCGGGGCGTTGAGGTGATGCTCGGCATCAATGCCATAAAAACCCCGGCTTTCTCCTGGGATATAAACCTGAACTGGTCGATGAACCGGAGCAAAGTACTTAAACTGACTGAAGGCGTAACGGAGCTAAGTCTGGAATCGGCTTTCAACGGCATTGGTGGCTATGCCATTGTTGGTCAGCCATTAGGAGTCTTATATGGCACCAAATGGCAGCGCGACGATAAAGGGCAGCTCATCATTGGCTCGAATGGATTGCCCCAACTGCAAGGTGCTCAGCAAAACATTGGCAATCCGTATCCGCAATGGCTCAGCAACCTCCGCAACACGTTTACCTTCAAAGGCATTACCTTAACAGCCCTCATCGACATTCGTCATGGAGGTGCCATCTGGAACGGTACCTATGCCCGGCTCCAACGCCTTGGCCGCACTCAGGAATCGGCCGACCGCGAACATACTTATGTGATTCCTGGCGTAATGGCCGACGGTACGCCAAATACCACAGCCATTTCTGCCCTCAATTATTTTGGTCGTTATCTGGGCGATAATGGTGGAGCAGCCGAACAGTTTGTAGAAACCGTCAACTGGTTCCGGCTCCGCGAAGTTAGCCTGAGCTATCGAATCAAATTCAAGAAATACGTTGATTACGTCGACCTATCGCTGAGTAGCCGCAATCTGTACCTGAGTACCAACTATAAAGGTGTCGATCCGGAAACCAGCCTGACGGGCGCAGGTTCAAACCTGCAGGGTTTCGATTATTTCAATAACCCCGGTACTCGCTCATACATCTTCGGCATCAACTTCGGTTTCTAA